From a single Cyanobacteriota bacterium genomic region:
- the prs gene encoding ribose-phosphate diphosphokinase, which translates to LITQAGASRILAMDLHSAQIQGYFDIPFDHVYGSPIILQYLEAKNLADIVVVSPDVGGVARARAFAKKLNDAPLAIIDKRRQAHNVAEVLNVIGDVKDKTAILVDDMIDTAGTICEGARLLRQQGARAVYACATHAVFSPPASERLASGLFEEVIVTNTIPVPPDHVFSQLTVLSVANLLGEAIWRIHEDSSVSSMFR; encoded by the coding sequence TCTCATTACCCAGGCTGGTGCCAGTCGTATCCTAGCGATGGATCTCCATTCAGCACAGATTCAAGGCTACTTCGATATCCCCTTCGACCATGTTTACGGCTCACCGATAATCTTGCAATATCTAGAGGCCAAGAACCTAGCTGATATTGTAGTGGTTTCTCCTGATGTAGGCGGTGTTGCCCGTGCTAGAGCCTTTGCCAAAAAGCTAAACGACGCTCCCCTTGCCATTATTGACAAACGGCGACAGGCGCACAATGTGGCAGAAGTCCTAAATGTAATTGGTGATGTTAAGGACAAAACTGCCATTCTTGTAGACGACATGATTGACACTGCTGGAACCATCTGTGAGGGAGCGCGGCTATTGCGCCAACAGGGAGCTAGGGCAGTTTATGCCTGCGCTACCCATGCGGTCTTTTCACCCCCTGCTAGTGAGCGGCTTGCTAGTGGCTTGTTTGAAGAAGTGATTGTCACCAACACTATCCCAGTGCCGCCAGACCACGTGTTTTCGCAATTAACTGTGTTATCGGTGGCAAACCTGCTAGGAGAGGCCATTTGGCGAATTCACGAAGACAGTTCAGTAAGCAGCATGTTCCGCTGA